The following are encoded together in the Cyanobacterium aponinum PCC 10605 genome:
- a CDS encoding AAA family ATPase, which produces MKIISLQLANFRQFYGKTPIINFSYGKKNTTVIHGNNGAGKTAILNAFTWVFYEKFTGAFSEPQSLVNKKAIQEVEEGASVECFVEVIFEHDYKTYQLKRKCFGSRNKQNQIQITTPQLFMMITGDDGRWQHPLQQPKDIIEKILPQSLHGYFFFDGEHIDHLFRSQERQKIAEDTKELIGVKVLERAINHLKNAKKHFHEELESLGDIQIKSLLKEREKQCNLKEKLKNDFELLKERLAKLQAEKDNISQQMLEVSGIENLQRLKQKLLQREKELRITLVDTQQSIKKEISSKSYLVFLSKTFTEFEEIVNQMREKGELPIGIKKEFIEQLLKQNRCLCGNQLIPDSFSYQEVEKLLQKTGSSELEEILIRLESSVSNLLELRENFWNNINEYQDIINNCRLDLNQIENELDNLNEQLRKYPDKNIQQMQKQLDNIENHIRQVILNQGEINLQLDNLEEELSKLEKQIIKQEIKAEKENLIKRRIEATQKAIDCILEVKKRLENQFRLTLEKRLQEIFASISFTPYQPLLNENYELNLVENTLGIPLPVAASTGENQILSLSFIGAIIDMVRKWSKESRLVNLNSSNFPIVMDSPFGSLDEVYRRQVAKIIPKLANQLIVLVTKTQWRNEVETEMNSYINKQYVLTYVSSKDDCQEDVIILNNQEYPLVKRSENQFEYTEIVEVI; this is translated from the coding sequence ATGAAAATTATCAGCTTACAACTAGCAAATTTTCGCCAATTCTATGGTAAAACTCCCATTATTAATTTTAGCTATGGTAAAAAAAATACCACAGTTATTCACGGTAATAACGGAGCGGGGAAAACAGCCATTCTTAATGCTTTTACTTGGGTTTTTTACGAAAAATTTACTGGGGCTTTTTCTGAACCTCAATCCTTAGTGAATAAAAAAGCAATTCAAGAAGTAGAAGAAGGAGCTTCTGTAGAGTGTTTTGTTGAGGTAATATTTGAACACGATTATAAAACTTATCAGTTAAAAAGAAAATGTTTTGGTAGTAGAAATAAACAAAATCAAATCCAAATAACAACTCCTCAATTATTCATGATGATTACAGGAGATGATGGTAGATGGCAACATCCTTTACAGCAACCAAAAGATATTATTGAAAAAATTTTACCTCAAAGTTTACACGGATATTTTTTCTTTGATGGCGAACATATTGATCATTTATTTAGAAGTCAAGAAAGACAAAAAATTGCTGAAGATACCAAAGAGTTAATTGGAGTAAAAGTGTTAGAAAGGGCGATAAATCATTTAAAAAATGCCAAAAAACATTTTCATGAAGAATTAGAATCCTTAGGAGATATACAGATAAAAAGCCTTTTGAAAGAAAGAGAAAAGCAGTGCAATTTAAAAGAAAAACTAAAAAATGATTTTGAATTACTTAAAGAAAGATTAGCTAAATTACAAGCAGAAAAAGATAATATTTCTCAACAAATGTTAGAAGTAAGTGGCATAGAAAACTTACAGCGATTAAAACAGAAATTGCTACAGCGAGAAAAAGAATTAAGAATAACTTTAGTTGATACTCAACAAAGCATCAAAAAAGAGATTAGCAGTAAAAGCTATTTAGTCTTTTTATCTAAGACTTTTACAGAATTTGAAGAAATAGTTAATCAGATGAGAGAAAAAGGAGAATTACCCATCGGAATTAAAAAAGAATTTATCGAGCAATTATTAAAACAAAATCGTTGCTTATGTGGTAATCAATTAATTCCTGATAGTTTTAGTTATCAAGAGGTAGAAAAATTATTACAAAAAACAGGTAGTAGCGAATTAGAAGAAATATTAATTCGCTTAGAAAGTAGTGTGAGTAATTTATTAGAATTGAGAGAAAATTTTTGGAATAATATCAATGAATATCAAGATATAATTAATAATTGTCGTTTGGATTTAAACCAAATTGAAAATGAATTAGATAATCTGAATGAGCAACTAAGAAAATATCCTGATAAAAATATTCAACAGATGCAAAAGCAACTGGATAATATAGAAAATCATATCCGTCAAGTAATTTTGAATCAGGGAGAAATTAACCTTCAATTAGATAACTTAGAGGAAGAGTTAAGTAAGTTAGAAAAACAGATTATTAAGCAAGAAATAAAAGCAGAAAAAGAGAATTTAATTAAACGAAGAATTGAAGCAACCCAAAAAGCGATTGATTGTATTTTAGAGGTTAAAAAAAGATTAGAAAATCAATTCCGTTTAACCCTAGAAAAAAGATTACAAGAAATTTTTGCCTCCATTTCTTTCACTCCATATCAACCTTTATTAAATGAAAACTACGAATTAAATTTAGTAGAAAATACTTTGGGTATTCCTTTACCCGTTGCCGCTTCTACTGGAGAAAATCAAATTTTGAGTCTTTCTTTTATTGGTGCAATTATTGATATGGTGAGAAAATGGTCGAAGGAAAGTCGTTTAGTTAATCTCAACTCAAGTAATTTTCCTATCGTTATGGATTCTCCTTTTGGCAGTTTAGATGAAGTATATCGTCGTCAGGTAGCCAAAATTATCCCTAAGTTAGCTAATCAATTGATTGTGTTAGTGACTAAAACTCAATGGCGTAATGAGGTTGAAACAGAGATGAATAGTTATATTAATAAACAGTATGTTTTGACTTATGTATCATCTAAGGATGATTGTCAAGAAGATGTAATTATTCTTAATAATCAAGAATATCCACTGGTGAAAAGAAGTGAAAATCAGTTTGAATATACCGAAATTGTTGAGGTTATTTGA
- a CDS encoding RNA-guided endonuclease InsQ/TnpB family protein — translation MNKAYKYKLKPSHYQQRMMANWLDMLRSYYNYCLRDRIESYEQVKQPKLGNYCDLRTKAECCPLTCSVSKNSQLGEPFKGDKKRSAYEMQSSELPNLKKTRSWYKQIHSTVLQQNLRKLDTAFKNFFDGRGYPKFKTRQRFKSFNYPPNQVKLKGNKIYLPSIGWMRFFQSRQIPEGFSLRSVTVRQKADGWYVSISIEDKSIPQSQPKDLAQVKSLIGCDLGIKKLLALSNGEQINNPQFEKQLERTKTIRQRRASRKKRGSKNQKKAYQKLARIDQKIVNQRTNYQWNIAHHLTRLADVIVLEDLNIQGMSKRCKPKQDENGKYLKNNQSAKRALNRLIRDCSWGELKLKIQSVAEKFGCIVLEVNPKFTSQTCSNCGHIDSASRNKEKFVCTNCGFIADADNQASVNIGMKGLEILGISPSKLLVDNQKVTAKSELTDSSKKREKSMALVVEPSNPRQLELFQWINGQVTGCSESPVTARRV, via the coding sequence ATGAATAAAGCGTACAAGTACAAATTGAAACCAAGTCACTATCAACAAAGAATGATGGCGAATTGGCTTGATATGCTTCGTTCTTATTACAACTATTGCCTCCGAGATAGAATTGAAAGCTACGAGCAAGTAAAGCAACCTAAGCTAGGGAATTACTGTGATTTAAGGACAAAAGCTGAATGTTGCCCTCTAACTTGTTCAGTGTCTAAAAACTCTCAATTAGGAGAACCTTTTAAGGGAGATAAAAAACGGAGTGCCTACGAAATGCAGTCGTCAGAATTGCCTAATTTAAAGAAAACTAGGAGTTGGTATAAACAAATCCATTCAACAGTTTTACAACAAAATTTGCGTAAATTAGACACAGCATTTAAGAACTTTTTTGATGGGAGAGGGTATCCAAAATTTAAAACTAGACAACGGTTTAAAAGTTTTAACTATCCGCCTAATCAAGTAAAGTTAAAAGGCAATAAAATCTATCTTCCTTCTATTGGTTGGATGAGATTTTTTCAGTCTCGTCAAATTCCTGAAGGTTTTAGTTTACGCTCTGTCACAGTTAGACAAAAAGCAGATGGTTGGTATGTCTCTATTTCCATTGAGGATAAATCTATTCCACAGTCTCAACCTAAAGATTTAGCCCAAGTTAAATCACTAATAGGTTGTGATTTGGGGATAAAAAAACTATTAGCATTAAGCAATGGAGAACAAATCAACAACCCTCAGTTTGAAAAGCAATTAGAACGAACCAAAACTATTAGACAACGCAGAGCTAGTCGCAAAAAAAGAGGTTCTAAAAATCAGAAAAAAGCCTATCAAAAATTAGCAAGGATTGACCAAAAAATAGTAAATCAAAGAACTAACTATCAATGGAATATTGCCCATCATTTAACAAGGTTAGCAGATGTCATTGTACTGGAAGATTTAAACATTCAGGGAATGAGTAAAAGATGTAAACCAAAGCAAGATGAAAACGGCAAATACTTAAAGAATAATCAATCTGCTAAACGAGCATTAAACCGTTTAATTCGTGATTGTTCTTGGGGGGAGTTAAAACTTAAAATACAGTCGGTAGCTGAGAAGTTTGGCTGTATCGTTTTAGAAGTTAATCCTAAGTTCACATCACAAACTTGCTCGAATTGTGGTCACATTGACTCCGCTAGTCGGAATAAAGAAAAGTTTGTTTGCACTAATTGCGGATTCATTGCCGATGCTGACAATCAGGCAAGTGTAAACATCGGAATGAAAGGGCTTGAAATACTTGGAATTAGTCCATCCAAGCTACTGGTGGATAATCAGAAAGTTACGGCTAAATCTGAATTAACAGATTCGTCTAAAAAACGGGAGAAATCAATGGCGTTAGTCGTTGAGCCTAGCAACCCTAGACAACTTGAGTTGTTTCAGTGGATAAATGGTCAGGTAACTGGCTGTTCAGAATCCCCCGTTACAGCCCGTAGGGTTTAA
- a CDS encoding cation diffusion facilitator family transporter, which translates to MVQDNRKKVRQVLIITLILNLVVLLLKAVVGTITGSLSLQADALHSVTDSANNILGLVTNQLSSPIPDRDHPYGHQKFEAIGALGIAAFLGIACFEIITGALNRIIFGGDPVKIGGSELWLLIIVLGINIFVAFYERKVGYKIGSKILIADATHTMSDVWITISVLFGLIGVWQSERLNLPQLQYLDILLAFPVAFLVLKSGWQVLTSNLPWLVDQVVIAPELIHKIVTEVPGVINCHDIASRGLLGRQIFIEMHLIVDTEDVKIAHDITEEIERKLEEKFAPVRILIHIEPPEYKSPKISYG; encoded by the coding sequence ATGGTTCAAGATAATCGCAAAAAAGTTCGGCAGGTTCTAATCATTACATTAATATTAAATTTAGTTGTTTTATTATTAAAAGCAGTTGTTGGTACAATAACAGGTTCATTAAGTTTACAAGCAGATGCTTTACATAGTGTAACTGATAGTGCTAACAATATTTTAGGCTTAGTAACAAATCAACTTTCATCTCCCATACCAGATAGAGATCATCCCTATGGACATCAAAAATTTGAAGCGATTGGTGCTTTGGGGATTGCCGCTTTTTTGGGGATTGCTTGTTTTGAAATTATTACTGGTGCTTTAAATAGAATTATTTTTGGTGGTGATCCTGTTAAAATTGGTGGTAGTGAATTATGGCTTTTAATTATTGTTTTGGGGATCAATATTTTTGTTGCTTTTTACGAGCGAAAAGTGGGGTATAAAATAGGCAGTAAAATTTTAATTGCTGATGCTACCCATACCATGAGTGATGTGTGGATAACAATTAGTGTATTATTTGGTTTAATAGGTGTTTGGCAAAGTGAAAGATTAAATTTACCTCAGCTACAATATTTAGATATATTATTAGCTTTTCCTGTAGCTTTTTTAGTTTTAAAAAGTGGTTGGCAAGTTTTAACAAGCAATCTTCCTTGGTTAGTGGATCAAGTTGTGATCGCACCTGAATTAATACATAAAATAGTAACAGAAGTACCGGGAGTAATTAACTGTCATGATATTGCATCAAGGGGTTTATTAGGAAGACAAATCTTTATTGAAATGCACTTAATTGTTGATACTGAAGATGTAAAAATTGCCCATGATATAACAGAAGAAATAGAGAGAAAATTAGAAGAAAAATTCGCCCCCGTCAGGATTTTAATTCATATTGAACCCCCAGAATATAAATCTCCTAAAATTAGTTATGGATAA
- a CDS encoding alpha/beta fold hydrolase, with amino-acid sequence MLTNEIVTEAKKLIEKDSIALFEQIQFTKINTPLSSKEIATSYIKKGEGKTPVLLLHGFDSSVFEYRRLLPFLKKEYEVWALDLLGFGFTQRQANLNYSPHSIRTHLYHFWSTMINKPMILVGASMGGASAIDFCLSYPQAVEKLVLLDSGGLTKQPIIGKFLFPPLGYLATEFLRNLKVRQSISKTAYFNPEFASEDALRCAALHLQCENWSKALISFTKSGGYGSFAEELGQIRAETLILWGKNDKILGIKPASQFQELIPQSKLVWIDNCGHVPHLEKSEITAHHILDFVNS; translated from the coding sequence ATGTTAACTAATGAAATTGTCACTGAAGCAAAAAAACTTATAGAAAAAGATTCGATCGCACTTTTTGAGCAAATCCAGTTTACAAAAATTAACACTCCCTTAAGTTCAAAGGAAATCGCCACAAGTTATATAAAAAAGGGAGAAGGAAAAACACCAGTATTATTATTACACGGTTTTGATAGTTCTGTGTTTGAATATCGCCGTTTACTGCCATTTTTAAAGAAAGAATACGAGGTTTGGGCTTTAGACTTGCTAGGATTCGGTTTTACCCAAAGACAAGCTAATTTAAACTATTCTCCTCATAGTATTAGAACTCATCTCTATCATTTTTGGTCAACCATGATTAACAAACCCATGATTTTAGTGGGTGCATCTATGGGAGGGGCAAGTGCCATTGACTTTTGCTTAAGTTATCCCCAAGCAGTGGAAAAATTAGTGTTGTTAGATAGCGGTGGTTTGACTAAGCAACCGATAATCGGGAAGTTTTTATTTCCCCCTTTAGGTTATTTAGCTACGGAATTTTTACGGAATTTGAAAGTAAGACAGAGTATCAGTAAAACGGCTTATTTTAATCCAGAGTTTGCCAGTGAAGACGCCCTAAGATGTGCGGCGTTACATCTACAATGTGAGAATTGGAGCAAAGCGTTAATTTCTTTTACCAAGAGTGGCGGTTATGGTTCATTTGCAGAAGAATTAGGACAAATTAGAGCAGAAACCCTGATTTTATGGGGAAAAAATGACAAAATCTTAGGCATAAAACCCGCTAGTCAATTCCAAGAGTTAATCCCTCAAAGTAAGTTAGTTTGGATTGATAATTGCGGTCATGTGCCGCATTTAGAAAAATCAGAAATTACAGCTCATCATATTCTCGATTTTGTCAATAGCTGA
- a CDS encoding potassium channel family protein, with product MSQFYSTKTTYNRLFYNLLIFMVVTPFLQYFDRFNIWFPIIFFSTIILAINTLGFSKKFIYIFRGIAIFAYLSSIISHLQMLNHIDTIEIFSDVLSALFMILSIVAIALRILSETEINGDVIKGAICIYLMIGILWGIFYKILVNINANSFELSIFIDASPQYQLFYFSFTTLTTLGYGDISPLNSVGMMLSNIEALLGQLFPAIFISKLVSLSLNK from the coding sequence ATGAGTCAATTTTATTCTACTAAAACCACATATAATCGCCTATTTTATAATTTGTTAATTTTTATGGTTGTTACACCTTTTTTACAATATTTTGATAGGTTTAATATTTGGTTTCCTATTATCTTTTTTTCTACCATTATTTTAGCAATTAATACCCTTGGTTTTTCGAAAAAGTTTATTTATATTTTTCGTGGAATAGCTATTTTTGCCTATCTAAGTTCTATCATTAGTCACCTTCAAATGCTTAATCATATAGATACTATTGAAATTTTCTCAGATGTATTAAGTGCTTTATTTATGATTTTATCTATCGTTGCAATTGCTCTTCGGATTCTTTCGGAAACAGAAATCAATGGAGATGTAATTAAAGGGGCAATTTGCATATATTTAATGATTGGCATTCTTTGGGGTATTTTTTATAAAATTCTGGTTAATATAAATGCTAACTCTTTTGAATTAAGTATATTTATAGATGCAAGTCCACAATATCAATTATTTTATTTTAGTTTTACCACCCTCACAACCTTGGGATATGGAGATATAAGTCCTCTTAATAGCGTGGGAATGATGTTATCTAACATAGAGGCTTTACTAGGACAACTTTTTCCTGCTATTTTCATTTCTAAATTAGTTAGTTTAAGTTTAAATAAATAG
- the rpe gene encoding ribulose-phosphate 3-epimerase, with translation MSDKKVVISPSILSADFSRLGEEIKAVDEAGADWIHVDVMDGRFVPNITIGPLIVEAIRPYTKKPLDVHLMIVEPEKYVEDFAKAGADIISVHAEHNASPHLHRTLCQIRELGKQSGVVLNPSTPLELIEYVIDVCDLVLIMSVNPGFGGQSFIPSVVPKIKALRQMCDEKGLDPWIEVDGGLKPNNTWQVLEAGANAIVAGSAVFKAPSYADAIEGIRNSKRPEPELATA, from the coding sequence ATGAGTGATAAAAAAGTCGTTATTTCTCCTTCCATTTTATCTGCGGATTTCAGTCGTTTAGGAGAAGAAATCAAAGCCGTTGACGAAGCCGGTGCAGATTGGATTCATGTGGATGTAATGGATGGTCGTTTTGTACCTAATATTACCATTGGTCCTTTAATTGTAGAGGCGATTCGCCCTTACACCAAAAAGCCTTTAGATGTGCATTTAATGATTGTTGAACCTGAGAAGTATGTAGAAGACTTCGCCAAGGCAGGTGCTGACATTATTTCTGTTCACGCTGAACACAATGCTTCCCCCCATTTACACCGCACTCTCTGTCAAATCCGTGAGTTAGGCAAACAATCTGGGGTAGTTTTAAATCCTTCTACTCCTTTAGAGTTAATCGAGTATGTAATTGACGTTTGCGATTTAGTCTTAATCATGAGCGTTAACCCCGGCTTTGGCGGACAAAGTTTCATTCCCTCTGTTGTGCCTAAAATCAAGGCTTTACGCCAAATGTGCGATGAGAAAGGTTTAGATCCTTGGATTGAGGTTGATGGTGGTTTAAAACCTAACAATACTTGGCAAGTTTTAGAAGCTGGTGCTAATGCTATTGTAGCTGGTTCTGCTGTCTTTAAAGCTCCTAGTTATGCAGATGCGATCGAAGGTATCCGTAACAGCAAACGCCCTGAACCTGAATTGGCTACTGCTTAA
- the psb34 gene encoding photosystem II assembly protein Psb34, producing MPYTTEDGGRLNNFANEPKVYQAEPPNKNQKRNYIIWGALAIILLGGVVAIAFYASNI from the coding sequence ATGCCATATACTACAGAAGACGGCGGCAGATTAAACAACTTTGCTAATGAGCCTAAAGTGTATCAGGCTGAACCCCCTAATAAAAACCAAAAGCGTAACTATATCATTTGGGGTGCTTTAGCTATTATCCTTTTAGGCGGCGTGGTTGCGATCGCATTTTATGCTTCTAACATCTAA